The following are from one region of the Bacillus methanolicus MGA3 genome:
- a CDS encoding DUF2187 family protein, translating to MAKKARKAKIGDHILFLRKDQTFLGIVEIVRDNSVIVEISKEAAKELGYETNKTVVKHFNYVVIKDIATA from the coding sequence ATGGCTAAAAAAGCTAGAAAAGCTAAAATCGGTGATCACATTTTATTTTTAAGGAAAGACCAAACATTCCTAGGTATTGTTGAAATTGTAAGAGATAATAGCGTCATTGTAGAAATTTCAAAAGAAGCAGCTAAAGAGTTGGGTTATGAAACCAACAAAACCGTTGTAAAGCATTTTAATTATGTTGTCATAAAAGATATCGCAACAGCTTAA
- a CDS encoding methyl-accepting chemotaxis protein — protein sequence MGFFGWLDFREGLPLWWSYKLNQKETATVEEIFEGIAKTRVTLLTDWAHEQWGFLEKTSMELSYYSENNLNPYLENKLQKSVYFTELFLLNEIGKVMFSSYPKHRGFTYTGERYKLYKKAINQVYQTKQSMLYGPFLDDMTLEIGPRTSKFHDEVTFLFLHPVVKEGELIYVLAGRIPNDVVGDLNQREAGHIYRDSGDNYLFMAKSNFDPAIAPGIALSRSRFEDRTFTLGENLKDGINTKHWGVVKVKNHTEFEIRFTDPATKELHPGVMNTIRNGQNLFVQFPGYSDYRHIPVIGKGVTFQLPGSPDLWGMMCEADLVEVYRNRSISWQLGKKFALLTFIGILLHLGLSVLPILSWFTLLLSVLYGITATYLFCKRGVVPIASRMKQMTDIIRKIAEGGGDLTTRLDNSLLFHDETGELGRWVNNLIDSQDELMSKVKTASLDVEQINKSLREKTARVERDSFHVIKQMGEMSAEMQRQLEDVHQAMKQVDQISDTLQDLEKQSHEQLVEAQEQIGIINSKMTHIVEKVHETLALTDHFKEFSNDIGRIVDTINSIAEQTNLLALNATIEAARAGEYGRGFSVVAQEIRKLANQTTTATQEISKTLEKIESSSFMVKEAIQESSDEVEKGSNFIHAVQGVLSSMAQASATHPDVTDQMRSIISNIARINECNVKTVGNVDQSAEKMVNLIQDAQFDSEQSSLIVSTLRRLVDKFKLTVK from the coding sequence ATGGGGTTTTTTGGTTGGTTGGATTTTCGGGAAGGGCTTCCTCTATGGTGGTCTTACAAATTAAATCAAAAAGAAACAGCAACAGTTGAAGAAATTTTCGAAGGGATTGCCAAAACACGTGTGACACTGTTAACTGATTGGGCACATGAACAATGGGGCTTTTTAGAAAAAACGTCAATGGAATTATCCTACTACTCGGAAAATAATCTTAACCCTTATCTGGAAAATAAGTTGCAAAAAAGCGTTTATTTTACTGAGTTGTTTTTACTAAATGAAATTGGAAAGGTTATGTTCTCTTCTTATCCGAAGCACAGGGGATTTACCTATACAGGGGAGCGTTACAAGTTATACAAGAAAGCCATAAACCAAGTGTATCAAACGAAACAAAGCATGTTATATGGGCCTTTCTTGGATGACATGACATTGGAAATCGGTCCACGGACGTCGAAATTCCATGATGAAGTGACATTTTTGTTCTTACACCCCGTTGTTAAAGAAGGGGAGCTCATCTATGTATTGGCTGGCCGAATCCCAAACGACGTTGTCGGAGACTTGAACCAGCGGGAAGCTGGGCATATATATCGAGATTCTGGCGATAATTATCTGTTTATGGCAAAGTCAAACTTCGATCCTGCGATTGCACCGGGGATCGCTTTATCCCGTAGCCGGTTTGAAGACCGCACCTTTACGCTGGGAGAAAACTTGAAGGATGGGATCAACACCAAACATTGGGGCGTAGTGAAAGTGAAAAATCACACGGAATTTGAAATCCGTTTTACCGACCCGGCGACCAAAGAACTGCATCCGGGAGTCATGAATACCATTCGGAATGGTCAGAATTTATTTGTCCAATTCCCTGGCTACTCAGATTATCGGCACATCCCCGTTATTGGCAAAGGGGTCACGTTCCAGCTGCCAGGATCACCCGATCTCTGGGGAATGATGTGCGAAGCAGATTTAGTGGAAGTTTACCGGAACCGATCGATCAGCTGGCAGCTTGGAAAGAAGTTTGCCTTATTAACCTTTATAGGAATCTTGTTGCACCTGGGGTTGTCTGTTCTTCCAATTCTCTCTTGGTTTACCCTACTTCTAAGTGTATTGTATGGAATCACAGCAACCTACCTGTTTTGTAAACGAGGAGTCGTTCCCATTGCCTCCCGAATGAAACAAATGACCGATATCATCCGGAAGATTGCAGAAGGCGGCGGAGATCTGACTACTCGCTTGGACAACAGCTTGCTGTTCCATGATGAAACAGGGGAATTGGGACGATGGGTCAACAACTTGATCGATAGCCAAGACGAACTGATGAGCAAAGTCAAAACCGCTAGCCTTGATGTCGAACAGATCAATAAATCTTTACGGGAAAAAACGGCCCGTGTAGAGCGTGATTCCTTTCACGTTATCAAACAGATGGGTGAAATGTCCGCAGAAATGCAAAGGCAATTGGAGGATGTTCACCAGGCCATGAAGCAAGTCGACCAAATTAGCGATACGCTGCAAGACCTGGAAAAACAGTCACATGAACAATTAGTAGAGGCCCAAGAGCAAATTGGGATCATTAACAGCAAAATGACCCATATCGTAGAAAAAGTTCATGAAACTTTAGCTTTAACAGACCATTTTAAGGAATTTTCCAATGACATCGGACGCATTGTTGATACGATCAATAGCATTGCCGAGCAGACCAATCTGCTTGCATTAAACGCCACGATTGAAGCTGCGAGGGCGGGAGAATATGGACGCGGATTTTCAGTCGTTGCCCAGGAGATAAGAAAACTTGCAAACCAAACTACGACAGCCACACAAGAAATTAGCAAAACGCTTGAAAAAATTGAAAGCAGTTCATTTATGGTTAAGGAAGCGATACAAGAAAGCAGCGATGAGGTGGAAAAGGGATCGAACTTTATTCATGCGGTTCAAGGTGTATTAAGTTCTATGGCCCAAGCCTCTGCCACCCATCCAGATGTCACTGATCAAATGCGCAGCATTATCAGCAATATTGCTAGGATTAACGAATGTAATGTGAAAACAGTCGGAAACGTGGACCAATCTGCTGAAAAAATGGTGAATTTAATCCAAGATGCACAATTTGACTCTGAACAGAGTTCCCTTATCGTATCAACGCTTCGCCGTTTGGTTGATAAATTTAAGCTTACAGTGAAATAA
- the queC gene encoding 7-cyano-7-deazaguanine synthase QueC → MEREIFEMKKDKAIVVFSGGQDSTTCLFWAMKQFEEVIAVTFDYNQRHKMEIECAKNITKELGIKHHILDMSLLNQLAPNALTRDNIPVKAGEEGELPSTFVPGRNLLFLSFAGVLANQVGAKHIVTGVCETDFSGYPDCRDIFIKSLNVTLNLSMDYQFVIHTPLMWLNKAETWKLADELGAFDFVREKTLTCYNGIIADGCGECPACKLRRKGLEDYLKIRKEL, encoded by the coding sequence ATTGAAAGGGAGATTTTTGAAATGAAAAAAGATAAAGCCATTGTAGTATTTAGCGGAGGCCAGGATAGCACCACTTGTTTATTCTGGGCTATGAAGCAATTTGAAGAAGTAATTGCAGTTACTTTCGATTATAATCAAAGACACAAAATGGAGATTGAATGTGCCAAAAATATCACAAAAGAACTCGGTATTAAACACCATATTCTAGATATGTCTTTGTTAAACCAATTGGCACCGAATGCACTAACTAGGGATAATATTCCTGTAAAAGCTGGGGAAGAAGGCGAACTGCCATCAACCTTTGTTCCAGGCAGAAATTTATTATTTCTTTCATTTGCCGGAGTGCTGGCTAATCAAGTGGGGGCAAAACATATTGTAACCGGTGTTTGTGAAACTGACTTTAGCGGATATCCGGATTGCAGAGATATTTTTATCAAGTCATTAAATGTGACATTGAACCTTTCGATGGATTACCAGTTTGTCATTCATACACCTTTAATGTGGCTAAACAAAGCAGAAACCTGGAAGTTGGCAGATGAACTGGGTGCTTTTGATTTTGTGAGAGAAAAAACGTTAACTTGCTATAATGGCATTATTGCAGATGGCTGCGGAGAGTGCCCTGCCTGCAAGCTTCGAAGAAAAGGACTTGAAGATTACTTGAAAATTCGAAAGGAGTTGTAG
- a CDS encoding LLM class flavin-dependent oxidoreductase yields MGKQIILNAFEMTSAMHNSHGLWKHPESKRQRRYKDLDYWIEMAKLLERGKFDAVFFADVLGVYDTYKQSKEPSIRDGMQIPLIDAALVIPVMASVTKHLSFAFTVSTTYEPPFAHARRFSTLDHLTQGRIAWNVVTSYLPNAARNFGLPEMIKHDRRYDIADEYLEVCYKLWELSWEDGAVIEDVKNGILVDPSKVHEINHSGEFFHVEGPHLSEPSLQRTPVLYQAGVSERGREFAAKHAECVFVGGPTPERIRFYTEDIKQRAEKYGRNPDNIKVFSFLTVIVGETTEEAERKYQELNRLWSPDAAKAQFGGASGYDLSQYEKSDLDQPFEFKPTEHGHYKAASLTKDASKKLKIGEALSRLENIDREQVIVGNPIEVADAIQYQFEASGVDGFNLNHLITPGSLEDFIDLVVPILQERGLYKTEYKEGTLRQKLFGHGSNLLPEDHPGSKYRRIYSSVNN; encoded by the coding sequence TTGGGAAAACAAATTATTTTAAATGCGTTTGAAATGACAAGTGCGATGCATAATTCTCATGGGCTTTGGAAACATCCGGAAAGCAAAAGACAAAGACGGTATAAGGATTTGGATTATTGGATTGAAATGGCGAAGCTGTTAGAACGAGGAAAGTTTGATGCAGTCTTTTTTGCGGATGTATTGGGAGTGTATGATACATATAAACAGAGCAAAGAACCGTCCATACGTGATGGCATGCAAATTCCTTTAATTGACGCAGCACTTGTGATACCAGTTATGGCAAGCGTAACAAAACATTTATCGTTTGCCTTTACGGTTAGTACTACGTATGAACCTCCTTTTGCTCATGCAAGACGTTTTTCAACGTTGGATCACTTGACCCAAGGAAGAATCGCATGGAATGTTGTTACTTCCTATCTGCCGAATGCGGCAAGGAATTTCGGGCTGCCGGAGATGATCAAACATGACCGTCGTTATGATATTGCGGATGAGTATTTGGAAGTTTGTTATAAATTATGGGAGTTAAGCTGGGAAGATGGGGCTGTAATAGAAGATGTTAAGAATGGCATTTTGGTAGACCCTTCAAAAGTCCATGAAATTAACCATTCAGGTGAATTTTTTCATGTAGAGGGTCCACATTTAAGTGAACCTTCATTGCAGCGCACCCCTGTTTTATATCAGGCTGGGGTATCTGAACGAGGAAGAGAATTTGCTGCAAAGCATGCGGAATGTGTATTTGTTGGGGGGCCAACTCCGGAAAGGATCAGGTTCTATACAGAGGATATTAAACAACGTGCTGAAAAATATGGCCGGAACCCTGATAATATTAAAGTGTTTTCGTTCCTTACGGTTATTGTGGGTGAAACAACAGAGGAAGCTGAGCGAAAATATCAAGAATTAAACCGCCTTTGGAGCCCGGATGCAGCAAAAGCACAATTTGGCGGAGCGAGCGGTTATGATTTGTCACAGTATGAAAAATCAGATTTGGATCAACCTTTTGAATTTAAACCGACAGAGCACGGACATTATAAAGCAGCATCTTTAACAAAGGATGCATCAAAAAAACTAAAAATCGGTGAAGCACTATCCAGGCTCGAAAATATTGACCGTGAGCAGGTAATTGTCGGAAATCCGATTGAAGTTGCAGACGCAATCCAATATCAATTTGAAGCATCCGGTGTAGATGGTTTTAACCTTAACCATCTTATTACACCTGGCAGCCTGGAGGACTTTATTGATTTAGTCGTCCCAATCTTGCAAGAACGCGGCCTTTACAAAACAGAATATAAGGAAGGTACATTAAGACAAAAGCTCTTTGGCCATGGAAGCAATTTATTGCCCGAAGATCATCCAGGAAGCAAATATAGAAGAATCTATTCTTCGGTTAATAACTAA
- a CDS encoding DUF3891 family protein: MIVYERESDFVMVTQDDHARVSGEFAKAWRSEYFLALDRKKDVELAVFEHDRGWIDLDETPFWNDEKRVPFSFRDFPLTPRFVFYKKGIDEVESKNKYAALLCSLQYTTLFEMIQDDAVPSFLNSEYKRQNRLINDLHLTDSSAQEMIKFHLQVLRFCDDLSLYICMYEPMIQRSETEWFAEGFSQRFPFFNYEKITPEWVEKEKVILTHFPFSTEVQVTVPLKEVNKADIENVGLSKAYKQAPKKERVVQFVPK, encoded by the coding sequence ATGATTGTCTATGAAAGAGAAAGTGATTTTGTCATGGTAACTCAGGATGATCATGCACGAGTTTCAGGTGAATTTGCAAAAGCTTGGCGCAGCGAATATTTTTTAGCATTAGATCGAAAAAAAGATGTTGAACTTGCTGTTTTTGAACATGATCGTGGTTGGATCGACCTAGATGAGACACCATTTTGGAATGATGAAAAGCGAGTACCCTTCTCTTTCCGAGATTTCCCCTTAACCCCTAGATTTGTTTTTTATAAAAAAGGTATTGACGAAGTTGAAAGTAAAAATAAATATGCTGCATTATTGTGCAGTTTGCAATATACAACTTTGTTTGAAATGATTCAAGACGATGCTGTACCGTCCTTTTTAAACTCCGAATACAAAAGACAGAATAGGCTTATTAATGATTTGCATCTAACCGATAGCTCTGCACAGGAAATGATCAAGTTTCACTTGCAAGTCCTTCGTTTTTGTGATGACCTGTCTTTATATATTTGCATGTATGAACCGATGATACAAAGATCTGAGACGGAATGGTTCGCTGAAGGATTCAGTCAAAGATTTCCTTTTTTTAATTATGAAAAAATCACTCCTGAATGGGTAGAAAAAGAAAAAGTAATCCTAACTCATTTCCCTTTTTCAACTGAAGTTCAGGTGACTGTACCGTTAAAAGAAGTCAATAAAGCAGATATTGAGAATGTCGGCCTTTCAAAAGCATACAAACAAGCACCGAAAAAAGAACGAGTGGTTCAATTCGTACCGAAATGA
- the queE gene encoding 7-carboxy-7-deazaguanine synthase QueE, with translation MSKIPIMEIFGPTIQGEGMVIGQKTMFVRTAGCDYSCSWCDSSFTWDGTGKDFVRQMEAEEIWSELKKLGGDGFSFVTISGGNPALIKNLQYLIQLLKENNIKICLETQGSKWQDWFFDIDELTLSPKPPSSNMVTDFDVLDTIIKNLDKNNSSQHISLKVVVFDDQDYEYAKKVHQRYPDIPFFLQVGNDDITTTENHQLISSLLGKYEWLINKVLKDSDLKNVKVLPQLHTYIWGNKRGV, from the coding sequence TTGAGTAAAATCCCCATAATGGAGATATTTGGCCCCACCATCCAAGGAGAAGGAATGGTGATTGGGCAAAAAACAATGTTTGTAAGAACAGCTGGCTGTGATTATTCATGTTCATGGTGCGATTCTTCGTTTACGTGGGATGGAACAGGCAAGGATTTCGTGAGACAAATGGAAGCTGAAGAAATATGGTCTGAGCTTAAGAAACTTGGCGGCGACGGTTTTTCGTTTGTAACAATTTCCGGCGGAAATCCGGCATTAATAAAAAATTTACAATACTTGATTCAGCTGTTAAAAGAGAATAACATAAAAATTTGTTTAGAAACACAAGGAAGCAAATGGCAGGATTGGTTCTTCGATATTGATGAATTAACACTTTCGCCGAAACCGCCAAGCTCAAACATGGTCACAGATTTTGACGTACTCGACACAATCATAAAAAACTTAGACAAAAATAATTCTTCTCAACATATTAGTTTGAAGGTTGTCGTTTTTGATGATCAAGATTATGAGTATGCGAAGAAAGTTCATCAAAGGTATCCTGATATTCCATTCTTTTTGCAGGTGGGAAATGATGACATTACCACGACCGAAAATCACCAACTAATTTCCAGCCTTCTAGGAAAATATGAATGGCTTATCAATAAAGTTTTGAAGGATTCTGATTTAAAAAATGTGAAGGTTCTTCCTCAATTGCATACGTACATTTGGGGTAATAAACGCGGTGTATAG
- the queD gene encoding 6-carboxytetrahydropterin synthase QueD translates to MYGFRIVDKLQKLDEDIRRDQLKYHSKRVLVSKEFTFDSAHHLHCYEGKCKNLHGHTYKVIFGLSGYVDDRGLLIDFSDIKDIWKKEIEIYLDYKYLNETLPPMNTTAENMVVWIYEKMKEALEKEDRQQKYQGARVEFVRLYETPSSYAEARREWMEVE, encoded by the coding sequence ATGTACGGTTTTCGAATTGTTGATAAACTCCAAAAGCTCGATGAAGATATCAGGCGTGATCAGTTAAAGTATCATTCAAAACGTGTCCTTGTGAGCAAGGAATTTACGTTTGATTCAGCTCATCATTTGCATTGTTATGAAGGCAAATGCAAAAATCTTCACGGCCACACGTATAAAGTCATTTTTGGCTTGAGCGGATATGTGGATGACAGAGGATTACTAATTGACTTCAGCGATATTAAGGATATTTGGAAAAAGGAAATTGAAATTTATCTTGATTATAAATACTTAAATGAAACACTTCCGCCGATGAATACGACAGCAGAAAACATGGTCGTTTGGATTTATGAAAAAATGAAGGAAGCATTGGAAAAAGAAGACAGACAGCAAAAATATCAAGGGGCTAGAGTGGAGTTTGTCCGCCTTTATGAGACTCCTTCCAGTTATGCGGAAGCGAGACGGGAGTGGATGGAAGTTGAGTAA